From Asterias amurensis chromosome 3, ASM3211899v1, a single genomic window includes:
- the LOC139935214 gene encoding solute carrier family 52, riboflavin transporter, member 3-B-like: MVEERSPLLATTKAVMESSKSPLKVRIPVIVMTVLFGTGAWIAINGLWVELPLLVSLNIPENYNLTSYLTVIIQLANIGPLTFSLLNYFLATEKRIEIPTVFIIVTVGCIASFLLIIFWDSYSVWPTDNKLHSTALLVLAFFLSLVDCTSSVTFTPFMSLLKESYLMWYFIGEGLSSLLPSVVALIQGVGGQECVANGTYINRTVMDNVTVLLNCTNWIGRDSEARFPPEDFFGFLLAMMITCGIAFTLLNYLPLAKQEHIPALPPSKTPTVEDSESSNRSSDSHNMLVCSSDTRIAGGDGPVPVPQEDEGDDESDQATFQTVHILTRLEYIYLFVLLAIVCAISNGILPSIQTYSCAPYGLNTYLLAATLGKIANPVGAFAVLLFPCTSLSILGASTLAGVLVSAYCILTASLSPTPPLQHEVVGDVLIILAWILMNTCFGYSKSLIAWILRTQPKSRKLLIWYGGITQVGSMIGSFTMWPLINIVNVFQPYYENVCYGYPECQTPQIPVAYRNSDLYV, translated from the exons ATGGTTGAAGAGCGTTCACCCCTCCTTGCAACCACCAAAGCAGTAATGGAGTCGTCCAAAAGCCCTCTCAAAGTCCGTATCCCAGTTATTGTGATGACTGTGCTTTTCGGGACAGGAGCCTGGATTGCCATCAATGGGCTTTGGGTTGAGCTCCCACTACTAGTCTCGCTCAACATCCCCGAGAATTACAACTTGACCTCGTATTTGACTGTCATCATCCAACTGGCCAACATCGGCCCGCTGACCTTTTCGCTGTTGAACTACTTCCTGGCGACGGAGAAACGAATTGAAATACCCACAGTGTTCATCATTGTGACCGTCGGCTGCATTGCTTCCTTCTTGCTGATCATCTTCTGGGACTCTTATTCAGTTTGGCCAACGGATAACAAACTCCACAGCACTGCTCTTTTAGTGTTAGCGTTCTTTCTCTCCCTGGTAGACTGCACATCATCGGTGACATTCACTCCCTTTATGTCCCTCCTGAAGGAGTCCTACCTAATGTGGTACTTCATCGGGGAGGGTCTGAGCTCCTTACTTCCAAGTGTTGTGGCTCTGATTCAAGGCGTAGGTGGTCAAGAGTGCGTTGCCAACGGCACTTACATCAATCGGACTGTGATGGATAATGTCACAGTGCTGTTGAATTGTACCAACTGGATCGGTAGAGACTCCGAAGCTCGTTTCCCTCCGGAGGACTTCTTTGGTTTCCTCCTCGCAATGATGATAACCTGCGGGATCGCCTTCACGTTACTCAATTATCTGCCTCTAGCTAAACAAGAACACATTCCAGCCCTGCCACCATCCAAGACACCCACCGTAGAAGATTCTGAATCTTCCAATAGAAGCTCGGACAGCCACAACATGCTTGTCTGCAGTTCTGATACACGCATTGCAGGAGGGGATGGGCCAGTACCTGTTCCCCAGGAAGATGAGGGCGATGATGAAAGTGACCAAGCTACATTCCAGACCGTCCACATCTTAACCAGACTTGAGTATATTTACCTGTTTGTTCTGCTGGCGATTGTATGTGCAATTAGTAATGGCATTCTTCCATCGATTCAGACTTACTCTTGCGCGCCCTACGGGCTTAACACGTACCTCCTGGCTGCTACACTGGGCAAGATAGCCAACCCAGTTGGTGCTTTTGCTGTGCTGTTGTTTCCCTGTACAAGTTTGAGCATACTTGGGGCAAGCACTCTTGCTGGAGTCCTGGTCAGCGCCTACTGTATCTTGACTGCATCACTTAGTCCTACACCACCACTCCAACATGAAGTAGTCGGTGATGTCTTGATT ATTCTGGCATGGATTCTGATGAACACCTGTTTCGGTTATTCCAAGTCCCTCATCGCGTGGATACTCAGGACTCAGCCCAAGAGTCGGAAACTCCTCATCTGGTATGGCGGTATCACTCAGGTGGGCTCCATGATAGGTTCCTTCACTATGTGGCCCTTAATCAACATTGTAAATGTGTTTCAACCGTATTACGAGAATGTGTGCTATGGTTATCCCGAGTGTCAAACACCTCAGATTCCTGTAGCATACAGGAATTCAGATCTCTATGTGTAA
- the LOC139934695 gene encoding cytochrome P450 3A24-like, whose product MSVTLALIGLIVGLLAWSTYKRRTYFKTLGLSGPPPLPLVGNILSYGGGMHEAHQAWRNKYGKIYGVFEGARKAIITSDLDMIEEVVVKKFNNFCDRQIFPLRPDLLSNDLLSLKGDRWKLMRSTVAPTFSNSKMRKMAELVNDRAHLFVTNVQKRVDEGKGEMEMSKMLGSFAIESGALCGYATKIDTQNQDDTTFIDNANSFFKGFKEIQLPWMLILMFSWMEPVLKWFGFSIHPIPAFNFFRDLIKDIINTRRADPNRKEYVDFLQLMMKAHNFQDEDTPEEEKVVVDMKRELTDDEVVAMSIVFFLGNYETTTTTLCFTAYLLATNPEVQERLIAEIDDVIGDRTKLTYQDVSDLTYLDMVLHESMRVYPPAIEFDRICQSDCVVKGVQIPKGVMVEVPVWVVHHDPETWPEPYKFDPDRWVPEKRGKMHPMSWIPFGAGPRKCIGYRFATLEITLVMIRILQKFRIETCQNTEIPPNIGKHGLILPEKGMTLRFTNRNK is encoded by the exons ATGTCTGTAACTCTTGCCTTGATCGGATTAATTGTTGGTCTACTTGCATG GAGCACATACAAGAGAAGAACTTACTTCAAGACACTCGGCCTTTCAGGCCCACCACCTCTTCCATTGGTCGGTAACATCTTATCGTATGGAGgg GGAATGCACGAAGCACATCAGGCATGGAGAAACAAATATGGCAAAATATACGG TGTGTTTGAGGGGGCACGGAAAGCCATCATTACCTCTGACCTTGACATGATTGAGGAAGTCGTTGTcaaaaaattcaacaatttctGCGACCGTCAA ATATTTCCTCTGCGGCCGGACCTACTCAGCAATGATCTCTTGAGTTTAAAGGGTGATCGATGGAAGTTAATGCGGAGTACAGTTGCACCAACATTCAGCAACAGTAAGATGCGCAAG ATGGCGGAATTGGTCAACGACCGTGCTCATCTGTTTGTTACCAATGTTCAGAAACGTGTCGACGAGGGGAAAGGCGAAATGGAGATGTCAAA GATGCTTGGTTCATTCGCCATAGAGTCTGGTGCCTTGTGTGGCTATGCAACCAAGATTGATACACAGAATCAGGACGATACCACATTTATTGACAACGCCAATTCGTTCTTCAAAGGATTCAAAGAAATCCAACTACCATGGATGCTTATAT TGATGTTCTCTTGGATGGAGCCTGTGTTAAAGTGGTTTGGATTCTCTATTCACCCAATACCAGCTTTTAACTTCTTCAGGGATTTGATCAAGGATATCATCAATACACGCAGAGCTGACCCAAACCGAAAG GAGTACGTGGACTTTCTCCAGCTGATGATGAAAGCCCATAACTTCCAAGACGAAGATACTCCCGAGGAAGAGAAGGTTGTTGTCGATATGAAACGGGAACTCACTGACGATGAAGTTGTTGCCATG TCCATAGTATTCTTTCTTGGTAACTAcgaaacaacgacaacaacccTTTGCTTCACTGCCTACTTATTGGCCACAAACCCAGAGGTACAGGAGCGCCTGATAGCTgagattgatgacgtcatcggtGACCGAACAAAACTTACATACCAAGACGTCTCTGACCTGACTTATTTGGATATGGTGTTACACGAGTCAATGCGAGTATATCCGCCGGCCATCGA GTTTGACCGGATTTGTCAGTCTGACTGCGTCGTCAAGGGTGTGCAAATACCCAAAGGTGTTATGGTGGAAGTCCCAGTTTGGGTGGTTCACCACGATCCAGAGACCTGGCCTGAACCCTACAAATTTGACCCTGATCG TTGGGTACCCGAGAAGCGAGGAAAGATGCACCCCATGTCTTGGATACCATTTGGAGCAGGCCCGAGAAAATGTATCGGGTATCGTTTCGCCACGTTGGAGATCACTTTAGTCATGATCCGTATCCTGCAGAAGTTTCGCATAGAGACCTGCCAAAACACAGAG ATCCCACCGAATATTGGCAAGCATGGACTGATTCTCCCAGAGAAAGGAATGACACTCCGGTTTACTAACAGAAATAAGTAA